In a single window of the Centroberyx gerrardi isolate f3 chromosome 17, fCenGer3.hap1.cur.20231027, whole genome shotgun sequence genome:
- the LOC139916474 gene encoding oxidation resistance protein 1 isoform X1 has protein sequence MAQSVRRPDTLGAMDHKLQRDKNRTSYFGNVKTRLGAKLPAGVTQPPEFTKGPWETQPQARVVRETADSSQHHHQPIAGRPLNHIPHIRNPKLRQYYLQGTSWELNSTAVKQGEQSGPPDDRTSSRVLPGDTVFSITSQFSSNTTSSADMSKMSHGPSSFSSNVSSSSSSSSSTLIPREQLLVPKGKQTSTSQGSSLPELNSDTDPKLRLQPELEADPDSSATLPAQPHSPSPEAEYDKLLDVEAVPMPDGQLCLLALPPECCQGEGPEAMPYLKLVCRYITDRKGVVSGILLVTSNKIFFDPCKTHPLVREHGCEEYLLSCSVDCLTSVSFFSDITHVRFNSSQQRRKGKKTIQKSKTASSFQGGFSKQKSESVPALLSAASSDLRSSLSLSLNKEVCEDEGPEMRDMAEAERELDSSPLEGLVEQSVGALGVAVLSSAATFCCGGQDAGNKVKMELLHTDKSSGKAAVARRASSGSPGGLMFVRLRVQWPAGKKKGVGGLQMGTAKTLPRRDAWLALSQDSSDELYAYLSHCRPDLCILEGGEEEGEAEGDEEEFVLIEGREEEEDEEEVLQRHRRSGEDWEMVLMEESGDKPTLVIDRDPEGLNEIVEQSRILEASHVRELCLELPPRTVGHTWQLAYSTSRHGSSLKSLYRKLSDTDSPVLIVIKDALDQVFGGFLSHPLRPSETFYGTGETFLFMLRPRFKCFRWTGENSFFIKGDLDSFAVGGGSGHFGLWLDEALYLGRSSPCHTFNNCCLSETDDFRVMELEVWTFS, from the exons atggctcAGTCTGTGAGGAGGCCTGACACTCTGGGAGCCATGGACCACAAGCTCCAGAGGGACAAGAACAGGACCAGCTACTTTGGCAACGTCAAGACCAG GCTGGGTGCCAAGCTGCCTGCCGGCGTCACCCAGCCACCAGAGTTCACTAAGGGCCCGTGGGAGACGCAGCCTCAGGCCCGAGTCGTCCGGGAGACCGCAGACAGCAGCCAGCATCACCACCAGCCTATTGCAGGCCGGCCGCTCAACCACATCCCCCACATCAGAAACCCCAAGCTGCGGCAGTACTACCTGCAAG GGACATCATGGGAGCTGAACAGCACCGCAGTGAAGCAGGGGGAACAGAGTGGACCGCCAGATGACAGGACAAGCAGCAGG GTCCTCCCTGGGGACACGGTGTTCAGCATCACCTCCCAGTTCAGCAGCAACACTACATCCTCAGCAGATATGAGCAAAATGTCCCATggtccctcctctttctcctcaaatgtgtcctcctcctcctcctcctcctcctccaccctcatCCCTCGAGAG CAGCTGCTTGTTCCAAAGGGAAAACAGACTTCCACTAGTCAAGGATCTTCTCTGCCGGAGCTGAACTCAGACACTGATCCTAAACTGAGGCTGCAGCCGGAGCTGGAGGCTGATCCAGACTCTTCTGCCACTCTCCCTGCTCAGCCCCACTCCCCCTCTCCAGAGGCAGAATACGACAAACTACtg GATGTGGAGGCGGTGCCGATGCCCGATGGACAGCTGTGCCTGCTGGCTCTCCCTCCAGAGTGCTGTCAGGGGGAGGGGCCAGAGGCCATGCCCTACCTCAAACTGGTCTGTCGCTACATCACTGACCGCAAG ggcgtGGTATCAGGTATCTTGCTGGTGACATCTAATAAGATTTTCTTTGACCCGTGTAAGACTCATCCTCTGGTGAGGGAGCATGGCTGTGAGGAGTATCTGCTGTCCTGCTCCGTCGACTGTCtgacatccgtctccttcttcTCAGACATCACACATGTTCGCTTCAACTCCTCCCAGCAGAG gaggaaaggaaagaaaactaTCCAGAAGTCTAAAACTGCCAGCAGCTTTCAAGGCGGCTTCTCCAAGCAGAAGTCAGAGTCAGTCCCGGCTCTGCTGTCTGCAGCTTCGTCAGACTTGCGATCCAGTCTGTCTCTGAGTCTGAACAAGGAGGTTTGTGAGGACGAGGGGCCAGAGATGAGAGATatggcagaggcagagagggagctgGACAGCAGCCCGCTGGAGGGGCTGGTGGAGCAGTCAGTAGGCGCGCTGGGAGTGGCCGTCCTGAGCAGCGCTGCCACCTTCTGCTGCGGAGGACAAGACGCCGGGAATAAAGTGaagatggagctgctgcacaCGGACAAGTCTTCTGGAAAGGCTGCGG tggcTCGTAGAGCATCATCAGGTAGTCCTGGGGGGCTGATGTTTGTGCGGCTGCGGGTCCAGTGGCCtgcaggaaagaaaaaaggtgTTGGAGGCCTTCAGATGGGAACAGCCAAAACTTTACCCAGAAGAGACGCCTGGCTCGCCCTCTCACAGGACAG CTCAGACGAGCTGTACGCCTACCTTAGCCACTGCCGGCCAGACCTGTGCATacttgagggaggagaggaggagggagaggcagaaggTGACGAAGAGGAATTTGTACTAATtgaaggcagagaggaggaggaggacgaggaagaggtaCTGCAGAGGCACCGTCGCTCGGGGGAAGACTGGGAG ATGGTACTGATGGAAGAGAGCGGGGACAAGCCGACCCTGGTCATTGACAGGGACCCAGAGGGATTAAATGAGATCGTAGAGCAGAGCCGTATCTTGGAAGCTTCACATGTCAGAGAG CTGTGTCTGGAGCTGCCCCCCAGGACGGTCGGCCATACCTGGCAGCTGGCTTACAGTACGTCCCGCCACGGCTCCAGCCTCAAGTCCCTCTACCGGAAACTCAGTGACACAGACTCTCCTGTGCTCATTGTCATCAAGGATGCACTAGATCAG GTGTTTGGAGGCTTCTTGTCCCACCCACTGAGGCCCAGTGAGACTTTCTACGGCACAGGAGAAACTTTCCTCTTCATGTTGCGTCCTCGCTTCAAG TGCTTCAGATGGACTGGAGAGAACTCCTTTTTCATTAAAGGAGACTTGGATTCCTTTGCTGTTGGTGGAGGCAG tGGTCACTTTGGTCTGTGGCTGGATGAGGCTTTGTATCTGGGCCGCAGCAGCCCCTGTCACACCTTCAATAACTGCTGCCTCTCTGAAACCGACGACTTCCGGGTCATGGAGCTGGAGGTGTGGACGTTCAGCTGA
- the LOC139916474 gene encoding oxidation resistance protein 1 isoform X2, whose amino-acid sequence MAQSVRRPDTLGAMDHKLQRDKNRTSYFGNVKTRLGAKLPAGVTQPPEFTKGPWETQPQARVVRETADSSQHHHQPIAGRPLNHIPHIRNPKLRQYYLQGTSWELNSTAVKQGEQSGPPDDRTSSRVLPGDTVFSITSQFSSNTTSSADMSKMSHGPSSFSSNVSSSSSSSSSTLIPRELLVPKGKQTSTSQGSSLPELNSDTDPKLRLQPELEADPDSSATLPAQPHSPSPEAEYDKLLDVEAVPMPDGQLCLLALPPECCQGEGPEAMPYLKLVCRYITDRKGVVSGILLVTSNKIFFDPCKTHPLVREHGCEEYLLSCSVDCLTSVSFFSDITHVRFNSSQQRRKGKKTIQKSKTASSFQGGFSKQKSESVPALLSAASSDLRSSLSLSLNKEVCEDEGPEMRDMAEAERELDSSPLEGLVEQSVGALGVAVLSSAATFCCGGQDAGNKVKMELLHTDKSSGKAAVARRASSGSPGGLMFVRLRVQWPAGKKKGVGGLQMGTAKTLPRRDAWLALSQDSSDELYAYLSHCRPDLCILEGGEEEGEAEGDEEEFVLIEGREEEEDEEEVLQRHRRSGEDWEMVLMEESGDKPTLVIDRDPEGLNEIVEQSRILEASHVRELCLELPPRTVGHTWQLAYSTSRHGSSLKSLYRKLSDTDSPVLIVIKDALDQVFGGFLSHPLRPSETFYGTGETFLFMLRPRFKCFRWTGENSFFIKGDLDSFAVGGGSGHFGLWLDEALYLGRSSPCHTFNNCCLSETDDFRVMELEVWTFS is encoded by the exons atggctcAGTCTGTGAGGAGGCCTGACACTCTGGGAGCCATGGACCACAAGCTCCAGAGGGACAAGAACAGGACCAGCTACTTTGGCAACGTCAAGACCAG GCTGGGTGCCAAGCTGCCTGCCGGCGTCACCCAGCCACCAGAGTTCACTAAGGGCCCGTGGGAGACGCAGCCTCAGGCCCGAGTCGTCCGGGAGACCGCAGACAGCAGCCAGCATCACCACCAGCCTATTGCAGGCCGGCCGCTCAACCACATCCCCCACATCAGAAACCCCAAGCTGCGGCAGTACTACCTGCAAG GGACATCATGGGAGCTGAACAGCACCGCAGTGAAGCAGGGGGAACAGAGTGGACCGCCAGATGACAGGACAAGCAGCAGG GTCCTCCCTGGGGACACGGTGTTCAGCATCACCTCCCAGTTCAGCAGCAACACTACATCCTCAGCAGATATGAGCAAAATGTCCCATggtccctcctctttctcctcaaatgtgtcctcctcctcctcctcctcctcctccaccctcatCCCTCGAGAG CTGCTTGTTCCAAAGGGAAAACAGACTTCCACTAGTCAAGGATCTTCTCTGCCGGAGCTGAACTCAGACACTGATCCTAAACTGAGGCTGCAGCCGGAGCTGGAGGCTGATCCAGACTCTTCTGCCACTCTCCCTGCTCAGCCCCACTCCCCCTCTCCAGAGGCAGAATACGACAAACTACtg GATGTGGAGGCGGTGCCGATGCCCGATGGACAGCTGTGCCTGCTGGCTCTCCCTCCAGAGTGCTGTCAGGGGGAGGGGCCAGAGGCCATGCCCTACCTCAAACTGGTCTGTCGCTACATCACTGACCGCAAG ggcgtGGTATCAGGTATCTTGCTGGTGACATCTAATAAGATTTTCTTTGACCCGTGTAAGACTCATCCTCTGGTGAGGGAGCATGGCTGTGAGGAGTATCTGCTGTCCTGCTCCGTCGACTGTCtgacatccgtctccttcttcTCAGACATCACACATGTTCGCTTCAACTCCTCCCAGCAGAG gaggaaaggaaagaaaactaTCCAGAAGTCTAAAACTGCCAGCAGCTTTCAAGGCGGCTTCTCCAAGCAGAAGTCAGAGTCAGTCCCGGCTCTGCTGTCTGCAGCTTCGTCAGACTTGCGATCCAGTCTGTCTCTGAGTCTGAACAAGGAGGTTTGTGAGGACGAGGGGCCAGAGATGAGAGATatggcagaggcagagagggagctgGACAGCAGCCCGCTGGAGGGGCTGGTGGAGCAGTCAGTAGGCGCGCTGGGAGTGGCCGTCCTGAGCAGCGCTGCCACCTTCTGCTGCGGAGGACAAGACGCCGGGAATAAAGTGaagatggagctgctgcacaCGGACAAGTCTTCTGGAAAGGCTGCGG tggcTCGTAGAGCATCATCAGGTAGTCCTGGGGGGCTGATGTTTGTGCGGCTGCGGGTCCAGTGGCCtgcaggaaagaaaaaaggtgTTGGAGGCCTTCAGATGGGAACAGCCAAAACTTTACCCAGAAGAGACGCCTGGCTCGCCCTCTCACAGGACAG CTCAGACGAGCTGTACGCCTACCTTAGCCACTGCCGGCCAGACCTGTGCATacttgagggaggagaggaggagggagaggcagaaggTGACGAAGAGGAATTTGTACTAATtgaaggcagagaggaggaggaggacgaggaagaggtaCTGCAGAGGCACCGTCGCTCGGGGGAAGACTGGGAG ATGGTACTGATGGAAGAGAGCGGGGACAAGCCGACCCTGGTCATTGACAGGGACCCAGAGGGATTAAATGAGATCGTAGAGCAGAGCCGTATCTTGGAAGCTTCACATGTCAGAGAG CTGTGTCTGGAGCTGCCCCCCAGGACGGTCGGCCATACCTGGCAGCTGGCTTACAGTACGTCCCGCCACGGCTCCAGCCTCAAGTCCCTCTACCGGAAACTCAGTGACACAGACTCTCCTGTGCTCATTGTCATCAAGGATGCACTAGATCAG GTGTTTGGAGGCTTCTTGTCCCACCCACTGAGGCCCAGTGAGACTTTCTACGGCACAGGAGAAACTTTCCTCTTCATGTTGCGTCCTCGCTTCAAG TGCTTCAGATGGACTGGAGAGAACTCCTTTTTCATTAAAGGAGACTTGGATTCCTTTGCTGTTGGTGGAGGCAG tGGTCACTTTGGTCTGTGGCTGGATGAGGCTTTGTATCTGGGCCGCAGCAGCCCCTGTCACACCTTCAATAACTGCTGCCTCTCTGAAACCGACGACTTCCGGGTCATGGAGCTGGAGGTGTGGACGTTCAGCTGA
- the mtfr1l gene encoding mitochondrial fission regulator 1-like isoform X2 has protein sequence METDANKPHGSTRSVVRRIGSTLPLKPPQRACFQELPGLPPLRPMDGPMVPTLADIAWIAADEEETYARVRSDSRPLRHEWRPTPLLVLHRNSSVPNFRREGKKVEGLRKPGVTALNRTTALQDELSRLRAQIAKIVASDSGSNPLTPDLLSPDDTSMSFSMAPFETASYQPAATAAASFVISDVTEEEEEEEEDEEDVVSVVSELVPDPLPPVSMTASATFDLDRPSMDFREAEEDTVSLSKSTSFADVMDILKDMNRMKMSKDRYNRGCTSLREEDSANLISEALRKKFTLKEEDIAAVKRK, from the exons ATGGAAACTGATGCA AACAAGCCTCATGGATCCACCCGTAGTGTCGTGAGAAGAATAGGTTCCACTCTTCCGCTCAAACCTCCACAAAGGGCATGTTTCCAG GAACTCCCAGGCCTGCCCCCTCTTCGGCCTATGGATGGCCCCATGGTTCCTACTTTGGCAGACATAGCCTGGATTGCTGCAGATGAGGAGGAGACATATGCCAGAGTGCG GAGTGACTCACGTCCTCTGAGACATGAATGGCGGCCCACGCCCCTCCTGGTGCTCCACAGGAACTCATCTGTACCAAACTTTCGCCGTGAGGGCAAGAAGGTGGAGGGGCTGAGGAAGCCTGGTGTGACCGCACTGAACCGTACTACCGCCCTGCAGGACGAGCTCAGCAGACTCCGTGCACAGATCGCCAAGATAGTGGCAAGCGATTCTG GCTCCAaccccctgacccctgacctgctGTCCCCCGATGACACCAGCATGAGCTTTTCCATGGCGCCTTTTGAGACGGCGTCTTACCAGCCTGCAGCCACAGCTGCTGCTTCCTTCGTCATCAGTGACgtcacagaggaggaagaggaggaggaggaagatgaggaagacgTGGTCTCCGTGGTGTCGGAGCTGGTCCCTGACCCGCTGCCGCCCGTCTCCATGACGGCATCGGCGACCTTTGACCTGGACAGGCCCAGCATGGACTTCCGTGAGGCGGAGGAGGACACGGTGTCGCTGTCCAAGTCCACCAGCTTTGCTGATGTCATGGATATCCTGAAGGACATGAACCGCATGAAGATGAGCAAGGACAG GTACAACAGAGGCTGTACGTCCCTGAGAGAGGAGGACTCGGCCAATCTGATTTCAGAGGCTCTTAGGAAAAAGTTTACCCTGAAGGAAGAAGATATCGCCGCTGTGAAACGGAAGTAG
- the mtfr1l gene encoding mitochondrial fission regulator 1-like isoform X1 has translation METDAEVIPIWQNKPHGSTRSVVRRIGSTLPLKPPQRACFQELPGLPPLRPMDGPMVPTLADIAWIAADEEETYARVRSDSRPLRHEWRPTPLLVLHRNSSVPNFRREGKKVEGLRKPGVTALNRTTALQDELSRLRAQIAKIVASDSGSNPLTPDLLSPDDTSMSFSMAPFETASYQPAATAAASFVISDVTEEEEEEEEDEEDVVSVVSELVPDPLPPVSMTASATFDLDRPSMDFREAEEDTVSLSKSTSFADVMDILKDMNRMKMSKDRYNRGCTSLREEDSANLISEALRKKFTLKEEDIAAVKRK, from the exons ATGGAAACTGATGCA GAAGTTATTCCTATCTGGCAGAACAAGCCTCATGGATCCACCCGTAGTGTCGTGAGAAGAATAGGTTCCACTCTTCCGCTCAAACCTCCACAAAGGGCATGTTTCCAG GAACTCCCAGGCCTGCCCCCTCTTCGGCCTATGGATGGCCCCATGGTTCCTACTTTGGCAGACATAGCCTGGATTGCTGCAGATGAGGAGGAGACATATGCCAGAGTGCG GAGTGACTCACGTCCTCTGAGACATGAATGGCGGCCCACGCCCCTCCTGGTGCTCCACAGGAACTCATCTGTACCAAACTTTCGCCGTGAGGGCAAGAAGGTGGAGGGGCTGAGGAAGCCTGGTGTGACCGCACTGAACCGTACTACCGCCCTGCAGGACGAGCTCAGCAGACTCCGTGCACAGATCGCCAAGATAGTGGCAAGCGATTCTG GCTCCAaccccctgacccctgacctgctGTCCCCCGATGACACCAGCATGAGCTTTTCCATGGCGCCTTTTGAGACGGCGTCTTACCAGCCTGCAGCCACAGCTGCTGCTTCCTTCGTCATCAGTGACgtcacagaggaggaagaggaggaggaggaagatgaggaagacgTGGTCTCCGTGGTGTCGGAGCTGGTCCCTGACCCGCTGCCGCCCGTCTCCATGACGGCATCGGCGACCTTTGACCTGGACAGGCCCAGCATGGACTTCCGTGAGGCGGAGGAGGACACGGTGTCGCTGTCCAAGTCCACCAGCTTTGCTGATGTCATGGATATCCTGAAGGACATGAACCGCATGAAGATGAGCAAGGACAG GTACAACAGAGGCTGTACGTCCCTGAGAGAGGAGGACTCGGCCAATCTGATTTCAGAGGCTCTTAGGAAAAAGTTTACCCTGAAGGAAGAAGATATCGCCGCTGTGAAACGGAAGTAG